A region from the Prosthecobacter algae genome encodes:
- the mutL gene encoding DNA mismatch repair endonuclease MutL, giving the protein MSKIRILSDSLASQVAAGEVVERPAAVIRELVENSLDAGARHITVEVQRGGTALIRITDDGCGMDREDAMLCMERHATSKIRTKEDLAAIRTFGFRGEALPSIASVSRFRLATRERDALSGTEIEIMGGKLSAVKDHGGNHGTVIEVRSLFFNVPARRKFLRTEATEYSHIEQQFRLHAIANPQTAFTLIRDGAVTFHLPATADMIDRIRGLAGDELVTRLIKLPEVEHLGVSVSGYIGGPGLSRSNRQQQITFLNGRPIESPAINYGLKEGFHNALMKGQYPVTFLFLEMEAQAFDINVHPAKKEVRFHDGFAVREAVARAVKRALETGSKLPTGHVPSVPRLPVAEAASVQSEMVIPAASGARAAVSPRAASFLTPEPAIASPRPSADSPASSAEVTQLASLEAAPSVKTSPAVAPHLQPEEEVEEAPVKKQMPHFRIIGVLHKLYVLMESTEGLVLMDQHAAHERVNFEKMRKAMEQGGVPSQRLLMPLTLQTSPRDADVLTRNLEALSRLGIEAEPFGPNTFKVEALPTFLKTDDPLAWLDQVIEELQSLSSKSSSLRLGEDMIATTVCRHSVKANDRLALPEIQALLEDLFACEMPYCCPHGRPTLIQMSLNELERKFGRQAP; this is encoded by the coding sequence ATGTCAAAAATTCGTATTCTTTCCGATTCACTCGCCAGCCAGGTGGCGGCGGGGGAAGTCGTGGAGCGGCCTGCGGCGGTCATTCGCGAACTGGTGGAAAACAGCCTGGATGCCGGGGCGCGGCACATCACCGTGGAGGTGCAGCGCGGCGGCACGGCGCTCATCCGCATCACCGATGACGGCTGCGGGATGGACCGTGAGGATGCGATGCTGTGCATGGAGCGGCACGCGACGAGCAAGATCCGGACCAAAGAAGACCTAGCCGCCATCCGCACCTTTGGCTTTCGTGGCGAGGCCCTGCCCAGCATCGCCAGCGTCTCGCGCTTTCGTCTGGCCACACGTGAACGCGATGCCCTCAGCGGCACGGAGATCGAGATCATGGGCGGCAAGCTCAGCGCGGTGAAGGATCATGGCGGCAATCACGGCACCGTCATCGAGGTGCGCTCCCTGTTTTTCAATGTGCCTGCGCGGCGGAAATTTCTGCGTACGGAGGCCACGGAGTACTCGCACATCGAGCAGCAGTTCCGCCTCCATGCGATTGCCAATCCCCAGACGGCATTCACGCTCATCCGGGATGGTGCGGTCACCTTCCATCTTCCGGCCACTGCCGATATGATCGACCGCATACGTGGTCTGGCGGGGGATGAACTGGTGACGCGTCTCATCAAGCTGCCCGAGGTGGAGCATCTGGGCGTAAGCGTTTCCGGCTACATCGGCGGGCCAGGGCTCAGCCGCTCCAATCGGCAGCAGCAGATCACCTTTTTGAATGGCCGTCCGATTGAGAGTCCGGCCATCAACTACGGTCTCAAGGAGGGCTTTCACAATGCCCTGATGAAAGGCCAGTATCCGGTGACCTTTCTCTTTCTGGAGATGGAGGCCCAAGCCTTTGACATCAACGTGCACCCGGCCAAAAAGGAGGTGCGTTTTCACGATGGTTTCGCCGTGCGTGAAGCCGTCGCTCGCGCTGTGAAGCGGGCCTTGGAGACGGGCAGCAAGCTGCCCACCGGCCATGTGCCATCCGTGCCGCGCCTGCCCGTGGCGGAGGCTGCGAGTGTGCAGTCAGAGATGGTCATTCCGGCGGCTTCCGGGGCACGTGCGGCAGTGTCACCACGGGCCGCTTCGTTTCTGACGCCAGAGCCTGCCATCGCGAGTCCACGTCCATCGGCTGATTCTCCTGCATCGTCTGCCGAGGTCACTCAGCTTGCTTCCCTGGAGGCAGCTCCCTCGGTCAAAACATCTCCGGCTGTTGCGCCCCATCTGCAGCCTGAGGAGGAAGTGGAAGAAGCCCCGGTGAAAAAGCAGATGCCGCACTTCCGCATCATCGGCGTGCTGCACAAGCTCTACGTGCTGATGGAAAGCACCGAGGGCCTCGTCCTCATGGACCAGCATGCGGCGCATGAGCGCGTGAACTTTGAAAAAATGCGCAAGGCCATGGAGCAGGGCGGGGTGCCCTCACAGAGGCTGCTCATGCCGCTGACGCTGCAAACGAGCCCGCGTGATGCCGATGTGCTGACCCGCAATCTGGAGGCCTTATCCCGGCTGGGCATTGAGGCGGAACCCTTTGGCCCCAACACTTTCAAGGTTGAGGCGCTGCCCACCTTTTTGAAAACCGACGATCCACTCGCGTGGCTGGATCAGGTGATCGAGGAACTGCAGAGCCTCAGCTCCAAAAGCTCCTCGCTGCGCCTTGGGGAAGACATGATCGCCACCACGGTGTGCCGCCATTCCGTGAAGGCGAATGACCGTCTGGCCTTGCCAGAAATCCAGGCCCTGCTGGAGGATCTTTTTGCCTGTGAAATGCCGTATTGCTGCCCGCATGGCCGCCCCACGCTCATTCAGATGTCTCTCAATGAGCTAGAGCGCAAATTCGGACGGCAGGCTCCCTAA
- a CDS encoding iron-sulfur cluster assembly accessory protein, whose translation MIQITPSAITELSHMLEAQKAAAGSGLRIGVEKGGCAGLQYAMRIAQPEPTDHLFTEGGVTLIVDNDSLAFLDGSTIDYIDALNDSGFRVINPNATRSCGCGTSFEPKESA comes from the coding sequence ATGATTCAGATCACCCCGAGTGCCATCACGGAACTCTCTCACATGCTCGAAGCCCAAAAGGCCGCTGCCGGCAGCGGGCTTCGCATCGGTGTGGAAAAAGGTGGGTGCGCAGGTTTGCAATACGCAATGCGCATCGCCCAACCTGAACCCACCGACCACCTCTTCACCGAAGGCGGTGTCACTCTCATTGTGGACAATGACAGTTTGGCATTTTTGGATGGTAGCACAATTGATTACATTGATGCTTTGAACGACTCTGGCTTTCGTGTTATCAACCCCAACGCCACACGCAGCTGTGGCTGTGGAACATCGTTTGAACCGAAGGAATCCGCCTGA
- a CDS encoding PVC-type heme-binding CxxCH protein produces the protein MKFVSLLALFLPLAALAQSPVSGPVRVLYLDPSGAERSKLGALHEAMKELGRDAIWFDYATEASSAPNYDCVLKAEEAGKPEAVREQVLAALSKERRQSYEAFLAQREPEKREAHPMVANYEKRPQPLTFQYPFDVKGSMERTQVPADLELKLFAAEPDIRKPIAFAWDERGRCWVCETSDYPHGLVEDGKGNDSIKICEDTDGDGRADKFTVFADKLNIPTALVFANGGVIVSQPPRFMFLKDTDGDDKADIRQDIITGYGIRDTHAQASNLHYGLDNWIYGCVGYSGFEGQVGGKDLKFMMGTYRFKPDGSALEFLHQFTNNAWGHSANAAGDQFGGTANGAPIFYGGLPQSIMPSGLRAMTAKKINEVDTVHTITPNYRQVDVFNGYTAAAGSAFIESKSLPTRLQGIAMVCEPTMKVITLMDVQPQGAGYTAKDSYNLVASTDEWMSPVFAEVGPDGAVWFADFQNFIIQHNPTPSVERGGFKGETGVGGAHKNDLRDHERGRIYRVVAKGASAKISKPSLDGDTQWSRLTAQRLDVEKGRLPENSAMLMKEGGPGAAHALWTLQGLGKLDEATHKAALLSKDPILRRNAIRALGTDAKAAALLFGSGTISDADLHTRLAAFVKLAELPTTEEIKTLVSRLSSDPIVQGDEWLVEAARVLSKKHGASAFKEGPNLLTNAGLEDIGTDGLPVGWKRRDYGNKPGTVQAEWTSVGGDGKNHAGEKAVRCITRDDGDTSLYQEVPLKRNTTYRLSGWVKTHALKGKVSFNDHIGRHETAKNTARVSDWNEVDVVFTNKDKDKASINILHVGKGDGYFDEVKLCELTPLNDEKQTLLGDAKRGEDIFWKHPVAACMTCHMLGGKGSPVGPALDGIASRKDEAYILESLVNPNARLAEGYTATPISPMPPMNLILKPQEFEDVKAFILSLRAE, from the coding sequence ATGAAGTTTGTTTCCCTCCTTGCTTTGTTTTTGCCCTTGGCGGCTCTGGCCCAGAGTCCGGTCTCGGGGCCTGTGCGTGTACTTTACCTCGATCCCTCAGGTGCCGAACGTTCCAAATTGGGGGCTCTGCATGAGGCCATGAAAGAACTAGGCCGAGACGCCATCTGGTTTGACTACGCCACCGAGGCTTCCTCCGCGCCTAACTATGATTGCGTTTTAAAAGCCGAAGAAGCAGGCAAGCCTGAGGCTGTTCGTGAACAGGTGCTCGCTGCTTTGTCCAAAGAAAGACGCCAGAGCTATGAGGCCTTTCTGGCGCAACGCGAGCCGGAGAAGCGTGAGGCGCATCCGATGGTGGCCAACTACGAAAAGCGCCCGCAGCCGCTCACCTTCCAATATCCTTTCGATGTCAAAGGCAGCATGGAACGCACGCAGGTGCCGGCGGATCTGGAGCTGAAACTCTTCGCGGCGGAGCCGGACATCCGCAAGCCCATTGCCTTTGCCTGGGATGAACGGGGCCGCTGCTGGGTCTGTGAAACCAGCGACTACCCCCATGGCCTTGTCGAGGATGGGAAGGGGAATGACTCGATCAAGATCTGTGAAGACACTGATGGCGATGGCCGGGCTGACAAGTTCACGGTCTTTGCTGACAAGCTAAACATCCCCACCGCTTTGGTGTTTGCCAATGGCGGGGTGATCGTCAGCCAGCCGCCGCGTTTCATGTTCCTCAAGGACACCGATGGCGATGACAAGGCGGACATCCGCCAGGACATCATCACCGGTTATGGCATCCGGGATACGCATGCCCAGGCCAGCAATCTCCACTACGGTCTGGATAACTGGATCTACGGCTGTGTGGGCTACAGTGGCTTTGAGGGCCAAGTCGGTGGCAAAGACCTGAAGTTCATGATGGGCACCTATCGCTTCAAGCCGGATGGCAGCGCCCTGGAGTTCTTGCATCAATTCACCAACAATGCCTGGGGACACAGTGCCAATGCAGCGGGGGATCAATTCGGCGGTACCGCTAACGGCGCTCCGATTTTTTACGGCGGCTTGCCTCAGTCCATCATGCCCAGCGGGCTGCGGGCGATGACGGCCAAGAAGATCAATGAAGTGGACACGGTGCATACGATCACGCCGAACTATCGTCAGGTGGATGTCTTCAATGGTTATACCGCAGCCGCAGGCAGCGCCTTCATTGAAAGCAAGTCCCTGCCGACACGCCTGCAAGGGATAGCCATGGTTTGCGAACCGACCATGAAAGTAATCACGCTGATGGACGTGCAGCCGCAGGGGGCAGGCTACACGGCCAAGGATAGCTATAATCTGGTGGCGAGCACGGACGAGTGGATGTCCCCTGTTTTTGCCGAGGTCGGTCCTGATGGGGCGGTGTGGTTTGCTGATTTCCAAAACTTCATCATCCAGCACAATCCCACACCGAGTGTGGAGCGGGGTGGTTTCAAAGGCGAAACGGGTGTAGGCGGCGCTCATAAAAACGATCTGCGCGATCATGAACGTGGACGCATCTATCGCGTGGTGGCCAAGGGGGCTTCTGCGAAGATCTCTAAACCTTCGCTGGATGGTGACACGCAATGGTCACGCCTGACGGCCCAACGCTTGGACGTGGAAAAAGGCAGGCTTCCGGAAAACAGCGCCATGCTCATGAAAGAGGGCGGCCCAGGAGCTGCGCATGCCCTCTGGACGCTGCAAGGTCTGGGCAAGCTGGATGAGGCCACTCACAAGGCGGCGCTGCTCTCTAAGGACCCTATCCTGCGCCGCAATGCCATCCGCGCGCTGGGAACGGACGCGAAGGCGGCTGCGCTGCTGTTTGGCTCCGGAACCATCTCGGATGCAGATCTGCATACACGCTTGGCGGCCTTTGTGAAACTGGCAGAGCTGCCAACCACGGAGGAGATCAAGACCCTTGTCTCACGCCTCAGCAGCGATCCCATCGTGCAGGGCGACGAATGGCTGGTGGAGGCCGCCCGCGTGCTGTCGAAGAAGCACGGGGCCAGCGCCTTCAAGGAAGGCCCCAATCTGCTGACCAATGCGGGACTGGAAGACATCGGCACCGATGGGCTGCCCGTGGGCTGGAAGCGCCGCGACTACGGCAACAAGCCGGGCACGGTCCAGGCTGAATGGACGTCCGTGGGCGGTGATGGCAAAAATCACGCGGGTGAAAAGGCCGTCCGCTGCATTACCCGCGACGATGGCGACACCAGTCTCTATCAGGAGGTGCCGCTGAAGCGTAACACCACCTATCGTCTCAGTGGCTGGGTGAAGACGCACGCACTGAAAGGCAAGGTCAGTTTCAATGACCACATCGGCCGTCACGAAACGGCGAAGAACACCGCGCGTGTCAGCGACTGGAACGAAGTGGACGTCGTCTTCACCAACAAAGACAAGGACAAAGCCAGCATCAACATCCTCCACGTGGGCAAAGGCGACGGCTACTTTGATGAAGTGAAGCTCTGCGAACTGACTCCTCTGAATGATGAAAAGCAAACCTTGTTAGGTGATGCCAAGCGCGGCGAGGACATTTTCTGGAAACATCCTGTGGCCGCCTGCATGACCTGCCACATGCTGGGCGGGAAGGGTAGCCCTGTGGGGCCTGCCCTGGACGGCATCGCCAGCCGCAAGGACGAGGCCTACATCCTGGAATCCCTGGTGAACCCCAATGCCCGGCTGGCCGAAGGCTACACCGCTACGCCGATCAGCCCAATGCCGCCGATGAATCTCATCCTGAAACCTCAGGAGTTTGAAGACGTGAAAGCCTTCATTCTCAGCCTACGGGCCGAATAA
- a CDS encoding response regulator transcription factor → MAEFPITLLLVDDHFVVRSGLAASLELEDDLRVAGEVDRGELALAAFDQFKPQVVLMDLQLPGISGIETTAQLIAGHPNAQVLMFSTFARDEEVQAAMRAGALGYLQKSSSREDLLKAIRTVAKGEKWLPADLEARLKERTAEPEITPREREILTLVTQGNANKEIAATLGIGEDTVKQHVSRILVKLKVNDRAQATAEAIRRGLVRV, encoded by the coding sequence ATGGCTGAATTTCCCATCACCCTTTTGCTTGTGGATGACCACTTTGTGGTGCGCAGCGGCCTTGCGGCCTCACTAGAGCTTGAAGACGATCTGCGGGTGGCTGGAGAGGTGGACCGAGGAGAGCTGGCCCTCGCGGCCTTTGATCAGTTCAAACCTCAGGTCGTCCTCATGGATCTGCAATTGCCTGGCATCTCTGGCATTGAAACCACAGCGCAGCTAATCGCCGGCCACCCGAATGCCCAGGTGCTGATGTTTTCCACCTTTGCCCGTGATGAAGAGGTGCAGGCCGCGATGCGTGCCGGCGCTCTGGGTTACCTTCAAAAATCGTCCTCCCGCGAGGATTTGCTGAAGGCCATTCGCACCGTTGCCAAGGGTGAAAAATGGCTGCCTGCTGATCTGGAGGCTCGCTTGAAAGAACGCACGGCCGAGCCGGAGATCACGCCACGAGAGCGCGAGATCCTGACGCTGGTCACGCAGGGAAATGCGAACAAGGAAATCGCGGCGACGCTGGGCATCGGGGAAGACACGGTGAAACAGCACGTCAGCCGCATCCTGGTGAAACTGAAGGTCAACGACCGCGCCCAGGCCACAGCGGAGGCGATCCGGCGTGGCCTAGTGAGGGTGTGA
- a CDS encoding sensor histidine kinase yields the protein MKSGWQILCIVWGLALGGQAQDVLMRAAQVRALPPDRALQSVPVDLQAVVGFIEAPGGGTVFIQDETGGTFFRAPDRTQPMKPGDRVHVKGTSMPGLYLTGIIAQSYEVLGSGNPPVPAPAGYEDLATGRYHYQMVQVEGIGRRLSVPEENHSVLHLALGSRVVEVRVDAPLPDGMEAWVDARLQITALAAGGINDRRQLVFPYLRVSDWSEVKILKPAPAVANLEALPAARLLQFDPGRIPEFGHRVRTMGKVLAAFPDGQVFIRDLKAEVQVPSSPPIKPLVLPSENARPAAMAVRLASPQLLKPGQLVDVAGFPNMDGFSASLVDAVLVKEATPVVHGMEPVQVTLKEIASGTLDANLVRLEVELVDAYRTGAGWELRLLSGALPMRALLPEAEDIQDLRPGSLLQLTGICRIESSTDQGFRSRPERAMLMLRGVEDLVVLSAPSWWTVQRLVGLVGLLLALVAGGLLWITLLRRQVAKQGEALRRRIAHEAALEERQRIAREFHDTLEQELAGLSLRLDAAVTRPLEEKARRLMETSRHLVSRIQTEARNLVADLRADPESVTDLSAALQELADRTLSDLLQVTVQVEPPLPALPVHVAHHLRMIAQEAVTNVLKHAHATSIALGLKMQEGLLCLTVSDDGLGLDQTSTQGQAGHFGCMGIRERCLRIGAQVEWLNILPHGTQVRVTLPLTSD from the coding sequence CCAGGCCCAGGATGTGCTGATGCGGGCCGCGCAGGTGAGGGCGCTGCCGCCGGATCGGGCGTTGCAAAGTGTGCCGGTGGATCTGCAGGCCGTGGTGGGTTTTATCGAGGCACCGGGAGGCGGCACGGTTTTCATCCAGGATGAAACGGGCGGCACTTTTTTCCGGGCACCGGATCGCACCCAGCCGATGAAGCCGGGGGATCGTGTGCATGTGAAGGGCACCAGCATGCCGGGGCTCTATCTCACGGGCATCATTGCGCAATCGTATGAGGTGCTGGGTTCGGGCAATCCTCCAGTGCCCGCTCCCGCCGGGTATGAGGATCTGGCCACGGGCCGCTATCATTACCAGATGGTGCAGGTGGAGGGGATCGGGCGCCGATTGTCCGTACCTGAGGAAAATCATTCCGTGTTGCACTTGGCGTTAGGCAGTCGAGTGGTCGAAGTTCGGGTTGATGCGCCTTTGCCCGATGGCATGGAGGCCTGGGTGGATGCTAGGCTGCAGATCACCGCGCTGGCGGCGGGGGGAATCAATGACCGTCGGCAACTTGTGTTTCCCTACCTGCGGGTGAGTGATTGGAGCGAGGTCAAAATTCTGAAACCCGCGCCTGCGGTGGCGAATCTGGAGGCCCTGCCTGCGGCCCGGCTGCTGCAGTTTGATCCGGGGCGCATCCCTGAATTTGGCCACCGTGTACGCACGATGGGCAAGGTGCTGGCCGCTTTTCCTGATGGGCAGGTTTTTATCCGGGATCTGAAGGCGGAAGTCCAGGTGCCCTCCTCACCACCGATCAAGCCTCTGGTTCTCCCGAGTGAAAATGCGCGCCCTGCAGCCATGGCGGTGCGACTAGCGAGCCCGCAACTTTTGAAGCCGGGGCAGTTGGTGGATGTGGCGGGGTTCCCTAACATGGATGGCTTCAGCGCCAGCCTGGTGGATGCGGTGCTGGTGAAGGAGGCGACGCCTGTGGTGCATGGGATGGAGCCGGTGCAGGTGACACTGAAAGAGATCGCCAGCGGCACCTTGGACGCAAATTTAGTTAGGCTGGAGGTGGAACTGGTGGATGCCTACCGCACGGGTGCAGGCTGGGAACTGCGGCTGCTTTCAGGCGCTTTGCCCATGCGCGCTCTGCTGCCGGAGGCCGAGGACATCCAGGATCTGCGGCCCGGCTCCCTGCTGCAACTCACGGGCATCTGCCGCATCGAGTCCTCCACCGATCAGGGGTTCCGTTCCCGGCCTGAACGGGCGATGCTGATGCTGCGTGGGGTGGAAGATCTGGTGGTGCTGAGCGCGCCGTCCTGGTGGACGGTGCAGCGGCTCGTAGGGCTGGTTGGGCTGCTGCTGGCGCTGGTCGCGGGAGGTTTGCTGTGGATCACCCTGCTGCGGCGGCAGGTGGCCAAGCAGGGTGAGGCCCTGCGTCGCCGCATCGCCCATGAGGCCGCGTTGGAGGAGCGCCAACGCATCGCGAGAGAGTTTCATGATACGCTGGAGCAGGAACTCGCCGGGCTGTCCCTGCGGCTGGATGCGGCGGTGACTCGTCCTTTAGAAGAGAAAGCCAGGCGGCTGATGGAAACCTCCCGCCATCTGGTTTCCCGCATTCAAACGGAGGCCCGCAATCTGGTGGCGGACCTGCGCGCCGACCCCGAAAGTGTGACGGACCTTTCTGCCGCCTTGCAAGAGCTGGCGGATCGCACGCTGAGCGATCTGCTGCAAGTGACTGTGCAGGTGGAGCCGCCCTTGCCAGCCCTGCCTGTGCATGTGGCGCATCATTTGCGCATGATTGCGCAGGAGGCCGTGACCAATGTGCTGAAACATGCGCACGCCACCTCCATCGCACTGGGGTTGAAAATGCAGGAGGGGCTGCTTTGCCTGACGGTATCTGATGATGGTCTGGGGCTGGATCAAACCTCCACCCAGGGCCAGGCCGGGCACTTTGGCTGCATGGGCATTCGCGAACGCTGCCTGCGCATTGGCGCGCAGGTGGAATGGCTGAACATCTTGCCGCACGGCACGCAGGTGCGTGTGACCTTGCCTCTTACTTCTGACTGA